The following proteins are encoded in a genomic region of Labeo rohita strain BAU-BD-2019 chromosome 5, IGBB_LRoh.1.0, whole genome shotgun sequence:
- the mob1ba gene encoding MOB kinase activator 1Ba produces MSFLFGSRSSKTFKPKKNIPEGSHQYELLKHAEATLGSGNLRMAVMLPDGEDLNEWVAVNTVDFFNQINMLYGTITDFCTEESCPLMSAGPKYEYHWADGTNIKKPIKCSAPKYIDYLMTWVQDQLDDETLFPSKIGVPFPKNFMSVAKTILKRLFRVYAHIYHQHFDSVIQLQEEAHLNTSFKHFIFFVQEFNLIDRKELAPLQELIEKLTSKDR; encoded by the exons ATGAGCTTTTTATT TGGAAGCCGCTCGTCAAAGACGTTCAAGCCGAAGAAGAACATTCCCGAGGGCTCCCACCAGTATGAGTTACTGAAGCATGCAGAGGCCACGCTGGGCAGCGGGAACCTGCGCATGGCTGTCATGCTGCCCGATGGAGAGGACCTTAATGAATGGGTCGCAGTCAACA CTGTGGACTTCTTTAACCAGATCAACATGCTGTATGGGACCATCACAGACTTCTGCACTGAGGAAAGCTGCCCACTAATGTCTGCTGGACCTAA ATATGAATATCATTGGGCCGATGGAACCAACATAAAAAAGCCAATTAAATGTTCAGCTCCGAAGTACATTGATTACCTGATGACTTGGGTCCAAGATCAGCTTGACGATGAGACGCTTTTTCCTTCAAAAATAG GGGTCCCTTTCCCAAAGAACTTCATGTCGGTGGCCAAGACCATTTTGAAGAGACTCTTCCGTGTTTACGCTCACATCTACCACCAGCACTTTGACTCTGTTATCCAGCTGCAGGAGGAGGCGCACCTCAACACCTCGTTCAAGCACTTTATCTTCTTCGTTCAG gagttTAATTTGATTGATCGGAAAGAACTAGCACCCCTTCAGGAGCTGATTGAGAAGCTCACATCCAAGGACAGATAA